One window of Flavobacterium ammonificans genomic DNA carries:
- a CDS encoding MerR family transcriptional regulator: MLINEIAKITGISAHTIRFYEKSGLIEGKRDESITSNNYFHYDEETIEKLEFISDAKSVGFTIREIGQLIDAWYNNRFSKEEKLSILDEKLLSLEQKMKEIKEMKKQIDAFKKDVLNDKC; encoded by the coding sequence ATGTTAATCAATGAAATAGCTAAAATTACTGGGATTTCTGCCCATACCATTCGCTTCTATGAGAAGTCTGGACTAATTGAAGGCAAACGCGATGAATCAATTACCTCTAACAATTATTTTCACTATGATGAGGAAACAATTGAAAAATTAGAATTCATTAGCGATGCTAAATCTGTTGGGTTCACGATAAGAGAAATAGGACAACTCATCGATGCTTGGTACAATAATCGATTCAGTAAAGAAGAAAAATTAAGTATTCTCGATGAAAAATTACTTTCCCTTGAACAAAAGATGAAAGAGATTAAAGAAATGAAAAAGCAAATAGATGCGTTCAAAAAAGATGTCCTAAACGATAAGTGTTAA
- a CDS encoding SDR family oxidoreductase codes for MKNTILITGTSSGIGKSTVIEFAKKGWNVIATQRNPEKESDFKTFNNVKLFPLDVTNLDSITKVFQKVKEEFGTIDVVVNNAGYGVDGAFEAMTDAVIEKQFDTNVFGLMRVTREAIKAMRPSGGGTIIQISSMGGKITFPLYSIYHATKFAMEGFTESLHYELAQFNIKLKLIEPGPIVTDFYGRSRQFIKPDYTNEYDTFIAKFNDAAAKVMKDAEGPEVVAKMIYKSATDNSNQMRYAVGKPGPMLLVLRKWLSDKLYFLMVRKSYNL; via the coding sequence ATGAAAAATACAATTTTAATTACAGGAACCTCAAGCGGGATTGGTAAATCAACCGTTATTGAATTTGCAAAAAAGGGATGGAATGTAATTGCTACCCAACGAAATCCTGAAAAGGAATCTGATTTTAAGACCTTTAATAATGTCAAACTTTTTCCTTTAGATGTAACAAATCTCGATAGTATCACTAAAGTATTTCAGAAAGTTAAAGAAGAATTTGGGACTATTGATGTTGTTGTAAACAATGCTGGTTATGGCGTAGATGGAGCTTTTGAAGCGATGACTGATGCGGTTATTGAAAAGCAATTCGATACTAATGTTTTTGGACTAATGCGAGTGACCAGAGAGGCAATAAAAGCGATGCGCCCTTCGGGTGGCGGAACAATTATTCAAATTTCAAGTATGGGTGGTAAAATTACGTTTCCATTATACAGTATTTATCACGCCACTAAATTTGCCATGGAAGGTTTTACAGAGTCGTTGCATTATGAATTAGCACAATTCAACATCAAATTGAAATTGATAGAACCGGGACCAATTGTAACCGATTTTTATGGAAGAAGTCGTCAATTCATTAAGCCGGATTACACCAATGAGTACGATACTTTTATTGCAAAATTTAATGATGCGGCGGCGAAAGTGATGAAAGACGCTGAAGGCCCTGAAGTTGTCGCCAAGATGATTTACAAGTCGGCAACAGACAATAGTAATCAAATGCGATACGCTGTTGGTAAACCCGGCCCAATGTTATTAGTACTTAGAAAATGGCTTTCGGATAAGTTGTACTTTTTGATGGTTAGAAAAAGTTACAATTTATAA
- a CDS encoding DUF2975 domain-containing protein has translation MATPNVKVLERSSTLFLKLILLVLSLAVLTFCGFLLYQITQSDSLGDYQPILIGVLISTIPFLYVFYQAYNLLNNIDANLSLTDSSVNSLRIIKVCSFLISLMYLMGSPFIFNVAQQDDAPGVVLINIILIMGPFSVAVFTYILQKLLINAIGYKSENELTI, from the coding sequence ATGGCTACTCCAAATGTAAAAGTGCTCGAAAGAAGTTCCACCTTATTTTTAAAGTTAATTCTTTTAGTTTTAAGTTTAGCAGTCCTAACTTTCTGCGGATTCCTGCTGTATCAAATTACCCAATCGGATTCTTTAGGGGATTATCAACCAATATTAATTGGTGTTCTTATTTCAACCATTCCCTTTCTATATGTTTTTTATCAAGCGTATAACTTATTGAATAATATTGATGCCAATTTATCATTAACCGATTCATCCGTTAATTCTTTACGAATTATAAAAGTGTGTTCGTTTCTAATCAGTTTAATGTATTTGATGGGTTCACCATTTATTTTCAATGTTGCCCAGCAAGATGATGCCCCAGGAGTCGTACTAATTAATATCATTTTAATTATGGGGCCATTTTCTGTTGCTGTTTTTACCTATATTTTACAGAAACTTCTAATTAATGCCATTGGATATAAATCCGAAAACGAATTAACCATATAA
- a CDS encoding helix-turn-helix domain-containing protein: MEIIVNLDVVMAQRKMSLNELSERVGISLSNLSILKTGKAKAIRFSTLATLCEVLDCQPSDLLEYKKQV; encoded by the coding sequence ATGGAAATTATTGTAAATCTTGACGTGGTAATGGCACAAAGGAAAATGTCATTGAATGAATTATCAGAGAGAGTAGGAATATCTTTGTCCAATCTTTCCATTTTAAAGACGGGTAAAGCAAAAGCAATCCGTTTTTCAACATTAGCCACATTGTGTGAAGTTTTAGATTGTCAGCCATCAGATCTATTAGAATATAAAAAACAGGTATAA
- a CDS encoding putative quinol monooxygenase, with protein sequence MMKRILLTILFLSLLNNMCFSTYAQENPAMYRIAKIKVDAKQLDLYQVALNEQMNTAIQLEPGVLSYTVVADKKDASSITIFEVYASLEAYQSHIATPHFKKYKETVKDMVLSLELIDTKLVARLQKEEY encoded by the coding sequence ATGATGAAGCGAATTCTACTTACTATCCTATTTTTGAGTTTATTGAACAACATGTGTTTCTCAACATACGCACAAGAAAACCCGGCGATGTATCGAATAGCCAAAATCAAAGTCGATGCGAAGCAACTAGACCTTTACCAAGTTGCTTTAAATGAGCAAATGAATACTGCCATACAATTGGAGCCAGGGGTGTTATCGTATACGGTTGTCGCTGATAAAAAAGACGCGAGCTCCATAACAATTTTTGAAGTGTATGCGAGCCTTGAAGCCTATCAATCACATATTGCAACCCCTCATTTTAAAAAATACAAAGAAACGGTTAAGGACATGGTTTTGTCTTTAGAGCTAATAGATACCAAATTAGTTGCAAGATTACAAAAAGAAGAGTATTAA
- a CDS encoding PQQ-dependent sugar dehydrogenase produces MNKLTPLLLFFLFASSIAQVKNNLPPIQEEVKNYTLETVASGISIPWGMAWLPGGAMLVTEKSGILYQIENGVKTEIKNVPKVYNRGQGGLLDIALHPNYAQNEWIYITYASSEGEGEGGNTQLIRAKLQNGALTQIETLYKAGPNTTKGQHFGSRIIFDKEGFLYFSAGDRGNHFVNPQDITRDNGKIYRLHDDGSIPKDNPFVGQKDAKEAIYSYGHRNPQGLALHPTTGEIWEHEHGPKGGDEINIIKKAANYGWPLVTFGIDYDETIISTQTEKPGIENPVYYWVPSIAPSGITFVTSDRYPEWKGHLLIGSLKFQYLEWLKLKGNEIIGRQKIATDIGRIRNIAQGPDGFIYIAVEGKGILKIIPN; encoded by the coding sequence ATGAATAAATTGACACCCCTACTACTTTTTTTCCTATTCGCTAGTTCCATAGCACAAGTAAAAAACAACCTTCCTCCAATTCAAGAGGAGGTAAAAAACTATACTTTAGAAACAGTAGCTTCAGGCATTTCAATACCTTGGGGAATGGCTTGGCTTCCTGGAGGAGCAATGTTAGTTACCGAAAAAAGCGGTATTTTATACCAAATTGAAAACGGGGTAAAAACGGAAATTAAAAACGTTCCAAAAGTATACAATAGAGGACAGGGAGGGTTACTTGATATTGCTTTACATCCCAATTATGCCCAAAATGAATGGATTTATATAACATATGCTTCTTCTGAAGGAGAAGGTGAAGGTGGAAACACCCAACTTATTCGCGCCAAATTGCAAAATGGAGCCTTAACACAAATTGAAACCTTATACAAAGCAGGCCCAAATACGACTAAAGGACAGCACTTTGGCTCTCGAATTATTTTTGATAAAGAGGGGTTTCTCTATTTTTCAGCTGGAGATAGAGGGAATCATTTTGTAAACCCACAAGACATCACTCGTGATAATGGAAAAATATACCGATTGCATGACGATGGAAGCATTCCTAAAGACAATCCTTTTGTAGGGCAAAAGGATGCCAAAGAAGCCATTTATTCGTATGGTCATAGAAATCCTCAAGGACTGGCACTTCATCCTACAACTGGAGAGATTTGGGAACATGAACACGGACCAAAAGGAGGAGATGAAATCAACATCATAAAAAAAGCGGCTAATTACGGATGGCCATTGGTTACGTTTGGGATTGATTATGATGAAACTATTATCAGCACTCAAACAGAAAAACCAGGTATTGAAAACCCTGTTTATTATTGGGTTCCTTCAATAGCTCCTAGCGGAATAACTTTTGTAACAAGTGATCGTTATCCAGAATGGAAAGGACATTTGCTCATTGGCTCACTAAAATTTCAATACTTGGAATGGTTAAAATTGAAAGGAAATGAAATTATTGGACGTCAAAAAATCGCTACTGATATTGGTCGTATACGAAACATTGCTCAAGGCCCTGATGGATTTATCTACATCGCTGTTGAAGGGAAAGGTATTCTTAAAATAATCCCTAATTAG
- a CDS encoding c-type cytochrome encodes MIKVKYILGLTALLFYSFNFSSKENHSTFTKVVQEKSPLEKSIESGKEIYADFCIQCHMADGKGDLKNFPPLDGSNWLSDKITQSIYAVKFGQTGPIVVNGKKFNNAMPPMGLSNQEVADVMNYIRNSWSNKHNKMITLSQVEDVKQ; translated from the coding sequence ATGATAAAAGTTAAATACATATTAGGATTAACGGCATTGCTTTTCTATTCTTTTAATTTCTCATCAAAGGAAAATCATTCGACATTTACGAAAGTAGTTCAGGAAAAATCACCTCTGGAAAAAAGCATAGAGAGCGGGAAAGAAATTTATGCTGATTTTTGTATCCAATGCCATATGGCAGATGGAAAAGGAGATTTGAAGAATTTTCCTCCTTTGGATGGATCCAATTGGTTGTCTGATAAAATAACTCAAAGTATTTATGCGGTTAAATTTGGACAAACAGGCCCAATAGTAGTAAATGGCAAAAAATTCAATAATGCTATGCCTCCTATGGGATTGTCAAATCAAGAAGTTGCCGACGTAATGAATTACATTAGAAACTCCTGGAGCAACAAGCATAACAAAATGATTACTTTAAGCCAAGTTGAAGATGTGAAGCAATAA
- a CDS encoding TonB-dependent receptor family protein yields the protein MCKNALPLLLFLHIVLYFSPVYSQVKKDTTALSEIIVDASPIKNVLQNTASSIVLISKADINKTDGILLTPVLNKIPGVFMQQGALNTNRISIRGIGARAQYGTNRIKAYFDGIPITSGDGETVIEDIDIASIEKIEIIKGPNSTSFGSGMGGVIHLFSRETPLLQSFGKSNINFGSFGMIQQQLSGGFSDTKSNLISSYSNITLDGPRENSSYNRENFNLFGKQKLGNNGSLSFIGIYTKLKAYIPSSLSEKDFNNNPKKAASTWAAAQGYESYDKYLFGLGYDYQVSNKWSLNSSVFSNYKEAYETRPFDILDENTRSLGIRLNINYKDRLLSFPFEFSFGTEIALEENDYSLYKNLYLSQPGRGSLQGNLFSAIDEERKYSNYFIQMEFWLSKAIHLETGFALNSTAYSFKDVFQPPQNSNIQNYTFGTICSPRIGLSYKVSNGKNIYTSVSKGFSVPTFAEALTPEGKINTNLEPEIGWNYEIGFKGNWLDNKLYTEVALFSAQIENLLLARRTAEDQYVGLNAGSSSHPGIEFTVNYNIVKSDSFKITHYFSGAINYFKFKDFIDLNVDYSGNQLTAVPQKQLNYGLDIITKSGIIINTSYRTVGKTPINDANTKYTEAYALLDLKTTYAFKIFKKLNAELTAGVNNALNEKYAASIVPNALGFGAAPPRYYYPGNPINYYGGFSISYLF from the coding sequence ATGTGTAAAAATGCACTTCCTCTTTTACTTTTTTTGCATATTGTGTTGTACTTCAGTCCTGTTTATAGTCAAGTAAAAAAAGACACTACAGCGCTATCTGAAATAATAGTAGATGCTTCCCCTATCAAAAATGTACTTCAAAACACCGCTTCTTCCATCGTTTTAATTAGCAAAGCCGATATCAATAAAACCGATGGAATACTACTCACTCCCGTTTTAAATAAAATACCGGGAGTATTTATGCAGCAAGGCGCATTAAATACTAATAGAATTTCTATTCGAGGTATTGGAGCGCGCGCACAATACGGAACGAATAGGATAAAAGCCTATTTTGATGGAATTCCTATAACTTCTGGAGATGGAGAGACGGTTATTGAAGATATTGATATTGCATCCATCGAAAAGATAGAAATAATTAAAGGGCCCAACTCAACTAGTTTTGGCTCCGGTATGGGAGGAGTAATTCATTTATTTTCAAGAGAAACACCATTGTTGCAATCGTTTGGCAAATCAAACATCAATTTTGGGAGTTTTGGGATGATACAGCAACAATTGTCTGGAGGTTTCAGTGATACGAAATCAAACTTAATTTCAAGTTATTCCAATATAACCCTTGACGGACCAAGAGAAAATAGTTCCTACAACAGGGAAAATTTCAACTTGTTTGGAAAACAAAAATTAGGAAATAATGGATCTTTATCTTTTATCGGAATTTACACCAAGCTTAAAGCTTATATCCCGAGCTCTTTAAGCGAAAAGGACTTTAACAACAATCCCAAAAAAGCAGCGTCAACATGGGCGGCAGCTCAAGGATATGAGTCTTACGACAAGTATTTATTTGGATTAGGCTATGATTATCAAGTCTCCAATAAATGGTCATTAAATTCAAGTGTTTTTTCAAATTATAAAGAGGCTTACGAAACCAGACCTTTTGATATTTTAGATGAAAACACCCGTTCTTTAGGAATTCGTTTAAATATTAATTACAAAGACCGATTACTTTCTTTTCCTTTCGAATTTAGTTTTGGTACCGAAATTGCTTTGGAAGAAAACGACTATTCCCTTTATAAAAACCTATACCTATCTCAGCCTGGACGAGGCAGCCTACAAGGGAATTTGTTCAGCGCCATTGACGAAGAAAGAAAGTACTCCAACTATTTTATACAAATGGAGTTTTGGCTTTCCAAAGCTATTCATTTAGAAACTGGATTTGCATTAAATTCTACCGCGTATTCATTTAAAGATGTATTCCAACCGCCTCAAAATTCAAACATTCAAAACTATACTTTTGGAACAATTTGTTCGCCAAGGATTGGTCTTTCATATAAGGTAAGCAATGGAAAAAACATATATACCTCTGTTAGTAAAGGATTCTCAGTTCCTACATTTGCCGAAGCCTTAACTCCAGAAGGTAAAATCAATACCAATTTGGAACCAGAAATCGGTTGGAATTACGAAATTGGATTCAAAGGAAATTGGTTGGACAATAAATTATATACAGAGGTAGCTCTGTTTAGCGCACAAATTGAAAATTTATTACTAGCACGACGGACAGCCGAAGATCAATATGTTGGATTAAATGCGGGCTCGAGTTCTCACCCAGGAATAGAATTTACAGTGAATTACAATATTGTGAAATCTGATAGTTTTAAAATTACTCATTATTTTTCAGGCGCAATAAATTATTTTAAATTTAAGGATTTTATTGATTTAAACGTCGATTATTCAGGTAATCAACTTACCGCAGTTCCCCAAAAACAATTGAATTATGGATTAGATATTATTACAAAATCTGGGATTATTATAAATACGTCTTATAGAACCGTAGGAAAAACACCCATAAATGATGCCAATACAAAATATACCGAAGCCTATGCTTTACTTGATCTTAAAACGACCTATGCTTTTAAGATTTTTAAGAAATTAAATGCAGAATTAACTGCCGGCGTCAACAATGCATTGAATGAGAAATATGCAGCCTCTATCGTGCCTAATGCGTTAGGTTTTGGCGCAGCTCCGCCACGATATTATTATCCAGGTAATCCTATAAATTATTATGGAGGGTTCTCCATTTCGTATCTGTTTTGA
- a CDS encoding GNAT family N-acetyltransferase translates to MNSFAIKKIGLDQLVPLQEIGRKTFYDTFFESDSEDNMALYLATSFSAEKLTAELENPNSEFYFAYHNEEVIGYLKVNFGPAQTELQDESSLEIERIYVLQDFHGKNVGQRLFEKAIAIAKANSCNYVWLGVWEENHRALQFYTKNGFVAFDQHQFIFGNEVQTDILMKLVL, encoded by the coding sequence ATGAATTCGTTTGCAATTAAAAAAATAGGCTTGGACCAATTGGTCCCACTACAAGAAATAGGACGCAAAACCTTCTATGATACTTTTTTTGAGTCCGATTCCGAAGACAATATGGCTTTGTATTTAGCTACTAGCTTTTCGGCCGAAAAACTGACGGCTGAGTTGGAAAATCCGAACTCTGAATTTTATTTTGCCTACCATAACGAAGAGGTTATTGGCTATTTAAAAGTCAATTTTGGCCCTGCTCAAACCGAACTTCAAGATGAGAGTTCGCTCGAAATTGAACGCATTTATGTGCTTCAAGACTTCCACGGGAAAAATGTAGGTCAAAGGCTTTTTGAAAAAGCCATTGCTATCGCAAAAGCCAATTCTTGCAACTATGTATGGTTAGGCGTTTGGGAGGAAAACCATCGCGCGCTTCAGTTCTATACCAAAAATGGTTTCGTCGCTTTTGACCAACATCAATTTATCTTTGGCAATGAAGTACAAACCGACATCTTAATGAAGTTGGTTTTGTAA
- a CDS encoding sugar O-acetyltransferase, whose protein sequence is MKQESGIFSRMLAGGIIDKNDPDLPKLWKQVSQTIALSSALNSATDINQIRLQLSKIIGSTIDSSTIIFVPFHTNFGKHTTIGKNVFINHGCSFLDLGGITIEDEVLIGPKVSLITENHPTDPTNRKSLDLAKIVIKKNAWIGAGAIILPGVTVGENAIVAAGAVVNKDVADNTIVAGVPAKKIKKIN, encoded by the coding sequence TTGAAACAGGAAAGTGGAATTTTTAGCAGAATGTTAGCGGGAGGAATTATCGATAAAAACGATCCGGACTTGCCGAAACTTTGGAAACAGGTGTCGCAAACGATCGCTTTGTCTTCGGCCTTGAATAGCGCTACAGATATCAATCAAATTAGACTCCAATTAAGCAAAATTATAGGCAGTACTATCGATTCGAGCACTATTATTTTTGTGCCTTTTCATACCAATTTTGGAAAACACACCACGATAGGTAAAAATGTATTCATCAACCACGGCTGTTCGTTTTTAGACCTGGGCGGCATCACTATTGAAGATGAGGTGTTGATAGGGCCAAAAGTGAGTTTAATTACCGAAAATCACCCTACAGACCCTACCAATCGTAAATCCTTGGACTTAGCTAAAATTGTGATTAAAAAGAATGCTTGGATTGGTGCGGGTGCCATTATATTGCCAGGCGTAACCGTAGGTGAAAATGCCATTGTTGCTGCTGGAGCCGTAGTCAATAAAGACGTAGCAGATAATACTATCGTAGCAGGAGTACCGGCCAAAAAAATTAAAAAAATCAACTAA
- a CDS encoding TonB-dependent receptor, which yields MQKNSFIFFFSLFAVIGFSQNTVRGKITNQNGAPLSGSHIHIGTKSVSSNDTGIYFIKRLPSGVTKVHVSYIGYKSIDTVLTIKGDVVLDFALQPQMDELKEVVIKEKANSVNTSVLEQKIKGETIEKYSNQTLGELLKNIPGVSSLKTGSTVVKPVINGLFGSRVPVINNSVRLEDQQWGTEHAPNFDTNAAGKISVIKGASGLQYGGDAVGGLVIISPVAVTKDTLYGKTILNYASNGRGGSISSSLHKGNDKGWSWNALTTYKYMGDREAPNYVLSNTGNREFNFFGDVKYSGAQYDLTTSYSLYSTTIGILRASHTGNVNDLYNSITNKVPSVVADFTHDIGNPKQEVQHHLATTHLNYYFDETASLSLQYAFQFNKRKEFDLRRGDFRNRPALDLELATHSFNADYKKVVHDWIVKSGGSASFQNNFANPATGVQPLIPSYTKIELGAYGIASYDWSDTFTVDAGLRYDFYQLQATKFYSKSRWIERGFTTLFDHFIVREQGNQWFTKPEFNFHNLSASLGFHKTFETNLDWYFNLSLANRNPNPSEFFSDGLHHSTGIIELGDLGLQKEQSLKIATSFIKKWDQLSLEISPFLNQIQNFMFLRPIAFETTIRGAFPVWEYQQTNARLTGIDFQSRWKIKPNWQYDFNLAYVRGKDLTNRSSLIDIPPLNLGNTIQFAKKEWHHFKAELKSEMVFRQNHFPDNNFVANVIENNSLVPVLVDISTPPPGYHLLHFYSEMKFKTTTSSSVTAAFFVQNMFNTTYRDYLNRQRFFADEMGRNIQIQLKFNY from the coding sequence ATGCAAAAAAACAGCTTCATTTTCTTTTTCTCTTTGTTTGCTGTTATTGGCTTTTCGCAAAATACAGTTAGAGGGAAAATTACCAATCAGAATGGAGCACCGCTTTCCGGGAGTCATATCCACATAGGAACAAAGTCGGTGTCTTCAAATGATACGGGAATTTATTTTATCAAGCGATTACCATCGGGTGTTACGAAAGTGCACGTTTCCTACATTGGTTATAAGTCAATAGATACCGTATTGACCATCAAGGGAGATGTTGTGCTTGATTTTGCATTGCAACCACAAATGGATGAGTTGAAAGAAGTGGTCATTAAAGAGAAAGCCAATTCCGTAAATACCTCTGTATTAGAACAGAAAATTAAAGGAGAAACCATTGAGAAGTATAGCAATCAAACCTTAGGCGAGCTTTTAAAAAACATTCCAGGTGTTTCTAGTTTAAAAACCGGAAGCACTGTTGTCAAGCCGGTTATTAATGGTTTGTTTGGTAGCCGAGTGCCGGTAATTAACAATTCCGTTCGGTTAGAAGACCAACAATGGGGAACAGAACACGCTCCTAATTTTGACACAAATGCCGCAGGAAAAATTTCGGTAATTAAAGGCGCTTCGGGCTTGCAATACGGCGGTGACGCAGTTGGAGGCTTGGTCATTATTTCGCCGGTAGCTGTTACTAAAGATACGCTTTACGGAAAAACCATTCTGAATTATGCGTCGAATGGAAGAGGCGGGTCCATCAGTTCCAGTTTGCATAAAGGAAACGACAAAGGATGGAGTTGGAATGCCTTAACCACATACAAATATATGGGCGACAGAGAGGCTCCCAATTACGTCTTATCCAATACAGGAAACCGTGAATTTAATTTCTTTGGCGATGTTAAATATTCCGGAGCCCAATACGATCTGACCACTAGTTATAGTTTGTATTCGACCACTATTGGTATTTTAAGAGCTTCTCATACCGGAAATGTGAATGATTTGTATAATTCGATAACCAATAAAGTACCTTCGGTTGTCGCTGATTTTACTCACGATATTGGTAATCCAAAGCAAGAAGTACAACATCATTTAGCCACTACTCATTTGAATTATTATTTTGATGAAACGGCTTCGTTATCGCTTCAATATGCTTTTCAATTCAATAAAAGAAAGGAGTTTGATCTCCGTAGAGGTGATTTTAGAAACCGTCCCGCTTTGGATTTAGAATTGGCTACGCATAGCTTTAACGCGGATTATAAAAAAGTAGTTCACGATTGGATTGTTAAATCAGGAGGCTCAGCTTCGTTTCAGAATAATTTTGCCAATCCGGCAACGGGTGTCCAACCTTTAATTCCTAGTTATACTAAAATTGAATTAGGAGCTTATGGTATAGCAAGTTATGATTGGTCAGATACTTTTACCGTTGATGCCGGTTTGCGTTATGATTTTTACCAATTGCAAGCGACAAAATTTTATTCGAAATCGCGTTGGATTGAAAGAGGATTTACAACTCTTTTTGACCATTTTATTGTGAGAGAGCAAGGCAATCAATGGTTTACTAAACCGGAATTTAATTTTCACAATCTTTCAGCAAGTTTGGGTTTTCATAAGACATTTGAAACAAATTTGGATTGGTATTTCAACCTGAGTTTAGCCAATAGAAATCCGAATCCTTCCGAGTTTTTTAGTGATGGCTTGCACCATTCGACAGGAATAATTGAGTTAGGAGATTTAGGTTTACAAAAAGAACAATCCCTAAAAATAGCGACCAGTTTTATTAAAAAATGGGATCAGTTGAGTTTAGAAATCAGTCCTTTTTTAAATCAAATCCAAAACTTTATGTTTTTGAGACCCATAGCTTTTGAAACCACTATTCGCGGTGCTTTTCCGGTTTGGGAATACCAACAAACGAATGCCCGACTAACCGGAATAGACTTTCAATCGCGCTGGAAAATCAAACCGAATTGGCAATACGATTTTAATCTGGCTTATGTGAGAGGCAAGGATTTGACCAATCGCAGTTCTTTAATTGATATACCGCCATTGAATTTAGGAAATACCATTCAGTTTGCCAAAAAAGAGTGGCATCATTTTAAAGCCGAATTGAAGAGCGAAATGGTATTTCGTCAAAACCATTTTCCGGACAATAATTTTGTTGCCAATGTTATAGAAAATAACAGTTTAGTTCCTGTTTTGGTGGACATAAGCACGCCTCCTCCAGGCTACCATTTGCTGCATTTTTATTCCGAAATGAAGTTCAAAACCACGACCAGTTCGTCGGTAACCGCAGCCTTTTTTGTTCAAAATATGTTCAACACCACTTACCGTGACTACCTCAACAGACAGCGTTTTTTTGCTGACGAAATGGGTAGAAACATTCAAATTCAACTAAAATTTAATTATTAA
- a CDS encoding type 1 periplasmic binding fold superfamily protein, translating into MKKLQLTTLALIAISVFSSCSNDDGHSHGANEEELITTVVTTLTSGNQTITLTSKDLDGNGPNPPVVSASGDLTVNTTYTGSVTFLNESVSPAIDITKEIKEEGLEHQIFYQAATSIGAFTYTDADTKGNPIGLAFTLRTAASPTTGTITVVLRHEPNKTAAGVAQGAIANAGGATDASVTYTVVLK; encoded by the coding sequence ATGAAAAAATTACAATTGACAACACTAGCCTTAATTGCAATATCAGTATTCTCTTCTTGTAGTAATGACGATGGTCATTCACATGGTGCAAACGAAGAGGAATTAATTACAACAGTTGTTACAACACTTACCTCAGGAAATCAAACCATCACTTTGACTTCAAAAGACTTAGATGGGAATGGACCTAATCCACCTGTAGTTTCGGCTTCTGGAGATTTAACGGTAAATACTACTTATACCGGTTCTGTTACATTTTTAAATGAATCTGTAAGTCCGGCTATAGATATTACCAAAGAAATCAAAGAAGAAGGATTAGAACACCAAATTTTTTATCAAGCAGCGACTAGTATAGGTGCGTTTACTTATACTGATGCTGATACAAAAGGAAATCCGATTGGTTTAGCCTTTACTTTAAGAACTGCTGCTTCGCCAACTACTGGAACAATTACTGTGGTATTGCGTCATGAGCCAAATAAAACGGCAGCTGGCGTAGCACAGGGAGCGATTGCTAACGCAGGTGGAGCAACAGATGCCTCAGTTACTTATACTGTTGTTTTGAAGTAA
- a CDS encoding response regulator transcription factor: MKNVIILEDDFHMAQLMKEKINELPDYQCNSIYTNPVDFFENPNAATIFLLDIVMPKMNGLEAIKKILNLYPDTNIIINSIKEDSDTIFNAIQLGAIGYIDKQSFQMDYQEVFDAIKDDGAYMTPKIARKVMSHFQKKENDLEKLTKREIDVTNGILDGLSYKLVADRHNLSIDSVRSHIKNIYRKLNINSKSELFNKFKV; encoded by the coding sequence ATGAAAAATGTAATTATTCTAGAAGATGATTTTCACATGGCGCAATTGATGAAAGAAAAAATCAATGAACTGCCTGATTATCAGTGCAATTCAATTTATACTAATCCTGTTGATTTTTTCGAAAATCCAAATGCAGCAACTATTTTTCTTTTGGATATTGTTATGCCCAAAATGAACGGTTTGGAAGCCATTAAAAAAATTCTAAACCTGTATCCAGACACCAATATTATCATCAATTCGATCAAAGAAGATTCGGATACTATTTTTAATGCGATTCAATTGGGAGCTATTGGCTACATTGACAAACAAAGCTTTCAGATGGACTATCAAGAAGTTTTTGATGCCATTAAAGATGACGGTGCCTATATGACGCCAAAAATTGCTCGAAAAGTGATGTCTCACTTTCAAAAAAAGGAAAATGACTTGGAAAAATTAACTAAGCGCGAAATAGATGTGACCAATGGTATATTAGACGGATTAAGTTATAAACTAGTGGCTGATAGGCATAATTTATCCATCGATTCGGTGCGAAGTCATATTAAAAATATCTACAGAAAACTGAATATCAATAGTAAATCAGAACTTTTCAATAAGTTCAAAGTATAA